From Candidatus Peregrinibacteria bacterium, a single genomic window includes:
- a CDS encoding methyltransferase domain-containing protein produces MKYSLEDIQKTYRVWGQHPFFYKFACIITFLGQEKKLRKLAVEKLELKQGDTVLDLACGTGLNHKFLEDVVGSDGRIIAFDYSNEMLTAAKQRAKENKWNNIVFTQGDAAELSLDTKIDGVLSTLGMSAIPEHKEAIKKAVDVLKDNKIISILDAELPSGFWSIFNPIIAYIYKHWASWDYTKNIPEDLRQLMSNAKIERYNGETIYITYATKNAL; encoded by the coding sequence ATGAAATATTCACTTGAAGACATTCAAAAAACGTATCGCGTATGGGGACAACATCCATTTTTTTATAAATTTGCTTGTATCATCACATTTTTAGGTCAAGAAAAGAAACTCCGAAAGTTGGCAGTTGAAAAACTGGAACTGAAACAAGGCGATACAGTACTAGACCTTGCTTGCGGCACAGGCTTAAATCATAAATTCCTAGAGGATGTTGTCGGATCTGACGGAAGAATTATTGCATTTGATTATTCGAATGAAATGCTTACAGCCGCGAAACAAAGGGCAAAAGAAAATAAATGGAATAATATAGTTTTCACACAAGGGGATGCCGCAGAGTTGTCGCTGGATACAAAAATAGATGGAGTACTTTCAACATTAGGTATGAGCGCAATCCCTGAGCATAAAGAAGCCATTAAAAAAGCCGTCGATGTTCTCAAGGACAACAAAATAATATCAATATTAGACGCTGAACTTCCATCTGGCTTTTGGAGTATTTTTAATCCAATTATTGCCTATATATATAAGCATTGGGCAAGCTGGGATTACACGAAAAATATCCCGGAGGATTTGCGACAATTGATGAGTAATGCAAAAATAGAACGTTACAATGGAGAAACAATATATATTACTTACGCGACAAAGAATGCACTCTGA
- a CDS encoding slipin family protein: protein MNTFISGILPFLVPIFIFLVLPGFRVVQQYEKGVVFRFGRIISTKNPGLSWIIPYIDRMTKVDLRTITLPIPAQKIITKDNVSVDISAVAYYQVVDAVKSIVAIENVMSAINQIAQTTVRNIVGRFQLDEVLSERDEINKEIRVVLDERTEPWGVIVSVVEIKDIELPENMQRAMAKQAEAEREKRAKVIAAEGELLASQKLAETADVMAAHPIALQLRNLQTMAEISVEKNSTIIFPAQFMGTVDDIRAFMTKEKAVKS, encoded by the coding sequence ATGAACACATTTATTTCCGGAATTCTTCCATTCCTGGTTCCCATTTTTATATTTCTTGTTTTACCGGGATTTCGCGTCGTCCAGCAATATGAGAAAGGCGTCGTGTTTCGTTTTGGGAGAATCATTTCGACAAAAAATCCTGGACTCAGTTGGATAATTCCCTATATCGATCGGATGACAAAAGTTGATCTTCGAACGATTACTTTACCAATTCCGGCGCAAAAAATTATTACAAAGGATAATGTTTCAGTTGATATTTCAGCCGTCGCGTATTATCAAGTGGTGGACGCGGTGAAAAGTATCGTTGCTATCGAAAACGTGATGAGTGCTATCAATCAAATTGCGCAAACAACAGTGCGAAATATTGTGGGCAGATTTCAATTGGATGAAGTTCTTTCAGAACGAGATGAAATCAACAAAGAAATCCGCGTTGTCTTGGACGAGCGCACAGAACCATGGGGCGTAATTGTTTCTGTTGTGGAAATCAAAGATATCGAGCTCCCGGAAAATATGCAGCGGGCGATGGCGAAACAGGCAGAAGCGGAAAGAGAAAAGAGAGCGAAAGTCATTGCGGCAGAAGGAGAACTTCTCGCGAGTCAAAAACTGGCGGAAACAGCCGATGTTATGGCGGCGCATCCGATTGCCTTGCAGCTCCGAAATTTGCAAACAATGGCGGAAATCAGCGTAGAAAAAAATTCAACCATCATCTTCCCAGCACAATTCATGGGAACAGTTGATGATATTCGAGCATTTATGACGAAGGAAAAAGCGGTGAAATCATAG
- a CDS encoding HupE/UreJ family protein, with protein sequence MKSNLKILALFIFVLFAMPMTAHAHLIGGNGLESGITHPFFGLDHLLAMVAVGIISTQIGGKAIWKVPTVFVSFMVVGGLFGIEGFQFPIAETGITVSVLVFGVFIVLSKKIPVNWAMICVALFALFHGHSHGEEMPLIANAALYTIGFVFSTTLLHIMGVLIGHYARKTEFTLELLRYLGAGMSGIGLLFLFGF encoded by the coding sequence ATGAAATCAAACTTAAAAATTCTCGCGCTATTTATATTCGTGCTTTTTGCAATGCCCATGACTGCCCATGCTCACCTTATTGGCGGTAATGGGCTTGAAAGCGGAATCACTCATCCTTTTTTTGGATTAGATCATCTGCTCGCTATGGTTGCGGTGGGGATTATCAGTACTCAAATTGGTGGAAAAGCAATTTGGAAAGTGCCGACAGTTTTTGTGTCTTTTATGGTTGTAGGCGGGCTATTCGGGATTGAAGGATTTCAGTTTCCAATCGCCGAAACCGGTATTACTGTATCTGTACTTGTTTTTGGAGTATTTATTGTCTTATCAAAAAAGATACCAGTGAATTGGGCGATGATTTGCGTTGCTTTATTTGCCTTATTTCATGGACATTCCCATGGTGAAGAAATGCCACTCATTGCAAACGCAGCACTTTACACTATTGGCTTTGTATTCTCAACAACATTGCTCCACATCATGGGCGTGCTTATTGGTCACTATGCTCGAAAGACAGAATTCACATTGGAGCTCCTTCGATATTTAGGAGCTGGAATGAGTGGGATCGGACTCCTTTTTCTCTTTGGTTTTTGA